The genomic DNA GAAGGCGGGCGTCTCCGTCAAGATGATCACTGGCGACCACGCGCTCACCGCAGAGGCCATCGGGCTCCAGCTCGGCCTGAGCGGCCGTGACTGCACCCTTGGCCGCGACTGCCCGGTGCTGACCGGCAGGGAGATCGCCGCATTGAGCGACAAGGAGCTGATCGAGAAGGTCGGCGGTGTGCCGGTCTTTGCCAGGGTTTCGCCGGAGCAGAAGCTGCGTCTGGTCATGGCCCTTCAGGCCAGGGGCGAGATCTGCGCCATGACCGGCGATGGCGTCAACGACGCCCCGGCGCTCAAGCAGGCGGACATCGGCATCGCCATGGGCATCACCGGGACGGATGTGGCCAAGGATGCCGCCGACATGGTGCTCACGGACGACAACTTCGCCACCATCACCGCAGCGGTGGAGGAAGGGCGGGGCGTCTACGCCAACCTGATCAAGTTCATCGCCTGGACCCTGCCCACCAACGCGGGCGAGGGGCTGGTCATCCTGTTCGCCATCCTCTTCAATACCGCACTGCCCATCCTTCCGGTGCAGATATTGTGGATCAACATGACCACCGCGGGCTGCCTGGGCATGATGCTCGCCTTCGAGCCCAAGGAGCCGGGCATCATGGAGCGCCCGCCGCACAGGCCGGACAAGCCTATCCTGGACCGGGTCATCCTGCGCCGGATCGGGCTGGTCAGCCTGTTGCTGCTTGTCTGCGCCTTCGGCCTCTTCAAGTGGGAGATATTAAGCGGCTCCTCGCCCGAAAAGGCGCGCACCATTGCCGTGAACGTTTTTGTCGTCATTGAGGGCTTCTACCTGTTCAACGCGCGCTCCTTCAAACGGTCGCCCTTTGCCCTGGGGCTTGGGACCAACCTGTGGGTCATCGGCGGCTTTGTCATCATGATGACCCTGCAACTGCTGTTCACCTATGCCCCGGTCATGAACACCCTGTTCTCCAGTACGCCCATCGGGCTGCTCGACTGGCTCAAGATCACCCTGTGCGGGGTGGCTGCCTTCCTGCTGGTGGAGGCAGACAAGAAACGCACCGCCTCGGACGTGTAAATCCGGGTCCAACGGGTCGTCACAGGCCCGCGATGCACTGGATGGCGCCCTCTGCCGTGTTGGCGGGAGGACGCAGAGTTGCCTGACAGGCCACACCTCAACAGACCGAATATGGAGAAGATCATGGACAAGGTGCTTTTCATTTGTGTTCACAATAGCGCGCGCAGCCAGATGGCCGAGGCATACCTCGATCTTTTCGGCAACGGGGAGTTCGAGGCGCAGAGCGCGGGTTTTGAACCCACCAGCATCAATCCGCTGGTGGTTGAGGTCATGCGCGAGGAAGGGGTGGACCTGAGCAGCAAGGGTGTGCAGTCCGCCTTTGACCTCTTTAGGCAGGGCAGGGTATTTTCCTACGTGATCACCGTGTGCAGCGATGCTGACGAGGCGCAGTGTCCGATCTATCCGGGCCTGGTGCGCCGTCTCCACATCCCCTTTGCCGATCCGTCAAAACTGGAAGGAACGCGCGAGGAAAAGCTGGCCCAGCTCAGGGGTATCCGTGACCAGATCAGGGAGGCGGTCAAGGGGTTTGTCGCGTGGGTGCGGGCAGGCGGCGAGGGCGATCTGATGCACCACATCAGACAATGACTTTTCGGGCCCGGACCATTCCGGGCCGCAGGCGGTAGGGCGTGGCCCGAGGCAGAGGGCCGGGCGCGCCTCAGGCCGCGAGGGGTTTGTTGTCGTCTTCCTCCTCAAGCAGGTGCAGGGCTATCTGCAGGGCGCTGCCGTGACTCAGGCAGACGTTGTTCTTGCCCACCAGCCGGACCACGCCGAGGGTGGTCATGTCCTGGTGGATTTCTTCGTGCAGGGCGATGATGACCTTGATGCCGGTTGCCTGGAGCCTTTCGATCATCTCGGTCAGGGCGAAGACGGCGGAGATGTCGATGAAGGGTACTTGCATACAGTTGACGACCACGATGCGGGTGCCGAGCAGCCGTTCGACCTTGTCCGCCATCTGGGAGGCGGTGCCAAAGAAAAACGGTCCGTTGATGTTCATGACGCGAATCCGGAAGCTGCTGGCTTTCTGGATGTCGCGCTCAAGGGTGGTGAGCTCGGCTGTGCTGTCGGTGCCGGAAATGCTGATCCTGGTCTGGCGCGAGATGCGCCAGGTGGTCATGACCGCAGCCAGGGTCACGCCGATGGCCACCGCCGCGATGAGATCGACAAACACGGTGATGCCGAAGACCGTCAGCATGACGGCCATGTCCTCGCGCGGAATCTGGCGAATGATCTTGAGCAGCCGGTAGTCGAGGATGTCAACCCCGACCTTGATGAGAATGCCCGCCAGCACAGCCAGGGGGATGTGCGAGGCCAGGGGGCCTGCCCCCAGGATGACGGCCAGGAGCAGCAGGGAGTGGACCACGCCCGAAAGCCGGGTGCGTCCGCCCGCGTTGATGTTGACCACGGTGCGCATGGTCGCGCCCGCGCCGGGCAGGCCGCCCACCAGGCCGCAGACGGCATTGCCGATGCCCTGGCCTATGAGTTCGCGGTTGGAGTCGTGCCGCTCCTTGGTCAGGGAGTCGGCCACGATGGAGGTGAGCAGAGAGTCTATGGTGCCGAGCAGGGCCAGCGCCAGGGCTGTTCCGGCTATGTGGCTCCACAGGGAGAGATCGATGGACGGCAGGTTGAATTCGGGCAAGCCCATGGGTATTTCGCCGATGGTGCTGACCGGCAGGTCGAAGCCCCAGGCGACCAGGGTCATGCAGACCAGGGCGATGAGCGGCGAAGGCAGCACCAGGGAGATGCGCGGCGGCACCTTGAAGACGATGAGCATGGTGGCCGCGGCCAGCAGCAGGCTGGGCAGGGAGATGTCGGCCAGGGCCGCCGGCAGATTGACCACGGCCATGATCGGCGAGTTGGCACCCGGACTGCCCAGGATGGGACCGAGCTGGAGCAGGATGATGATCACGCCGATGCCGGTCATGAATCCGGATATGACGGGATAGGGGATGAACCGGACAAAGCCGCCCACGCGGCACAGGCCAAAGCCGATCTGCATGAGCCCGGCCAGGATGACAACCATGCACACCGATTGGAAATCGCCGTGAAAGAGGACCACGGCGGAGGCCGTGACCACGGTCATGGGGCCTGTGGGGCCGGATATCTGGGTGCGGGTGCCGCCGAAGACCGCCGCGAAAAAGCCGAGCACCATGGCTCCGTAGAGTCCGGCTGCCGCTCCCGCGCCGCTTGCCACGCCAAAAGCCAGGGCCAGCGGCAGGGCTATTATGCCCGCCGTCAGCCCGCCGAATATATCGCCGCGCAGATGCGCTGGCGAAATGACCCTACGCATGGGGGGGATTCCTTGTTATGCAGTCGGCCTGTCAGCGGTCGGCTTGGTGTGCTTTCTTTTCCCTTCGGGCCGAGGCGGCTTCAGCCGCTTCGTCGATGGCCTTGATCAGAGCGTCCAGCTCCACGGGTTTGTTCAGGAAAGCCCGTGCCCCCCAGCGGCGACACTCGGTGACGCACAGGGGGGTGCCATACGCGCTGAGCATGATCACCTCCACATCCGGGTGCGAGGTCTTGATCAGATGCAGGGTTTCCAGCCCGTCGATGCCGGCCATGCGCACGTCGAGCACCACGACATCCATCTCCACGCCCTGGTTCAAGGCTTCGAGGGCCGTCCGTCCGCTGTGGGCCTGATGTATGGTGTAGCCGCGTTTATCCAGGCGGCGGGCAACGGCGTCGACAAACCCTTCTTCGTCATCCGTCAGCAATATGTTCACGGCCATGCGTTCAACCTCCGGGAGTGAAAAAAAGACAATCCTGTGTCTGTTCATGCCCAGTATCTTAAATGCGATTCAAAGGGAATGGGTAACAGGTCCAGGAACGAGCTTTTCAGCATGTCTTGCAGGCATGGACCCATCGTCGATGCCTGCTCAGGGAGACGAGTCTGGATGACGTTACTTGACACGGGATTGATCCTTGCTCATTGTATCCGCGCAGTGACTTAAACAGATGGAGCGTGTCATGGTGCAACCGGACAAGGCGGCGCGGGTTTTCAAGGTTCTTTCCGTGGAGTCGCGGGTGCGGCTCATCGAGCTGCTCAAGCAGCGGTCGCTGTGCGTCAATGCGCTGGCCCGGTCTCTGGCCATCACCCCTGCGGCGGTGTCGCAGCATCTCAGGGTGCTGCGCGACGCAGAGGTGGTCATCGCCGACAAGCAGGGCTACCATGTCCACTACCGGATCAATCCCGACACTTTGGCCCAATGGGCCCGCATCGCCGGGAGCGTTTTGCAGGCCGATGGCGTGCGCGAGCGCGTTGCCAGGAGTCTTGCCGGGACGGACGGGTAGTCGGCCTTCTCTTTTTTTGCCGATTTTCAAAGTCTGTGCGCAGTAACTTAATCAATTGAGCCGGAGGTTGCCATGAGCATGCATCATCGCCGCAAGGGCGTGGTTGACGCGGGACGTCCCTGTGGATGGAAGGAAGGGGGCGGCCATGTCCGCTGAAAACGGAGCCGCCATCGAGGTGCGCGGGCTGGCCAAGCGGTTTGGCGAGGTGCAGGCGGTCAGGCAGGTGGACTTCACGGTGTCGCCGGGCGAGTTGTTCGGCTTTCTCGGTCCCAACGGGGCGGGCAAGACCACGACCATCAACATGCTCACCGGGCTGGCCCGGCCCGATGCCGGGTCCATCGTCATCGACGGCATTGATTGCGTCAGGCATCCCAGGGCGGCCCAGCACCTCATCGGCGTGGTCCCGGACGAGAGCAACCTGTACCCCGAGCTGAGCGGCTACGACAACCTGTGCTTCTGCGCCGCGCTCTATGGCATGGGCAAGGCCGAGCGCCGGGAGCGGGCGGACGAACTGCTGGAAGCCTTTGGCCTGACCCAGGCCGCCGGGCGCAAGTTCGCCGGATATTCCAAGGGCATGAAGCGCAAGCTGACCATCGCCGCCGGGATCATCCACAGGCCGAGGATTCTCTTTCTCGACGAGCCGACCACGGGCATCGACGTGGCCAGCGCCCGACATCTGCGCCAGCTCATCGCCGAACTGCACGAGGCCGGGACCACCGTGTTCCTGACCACCCATTATATCGAGGAAGCGGAGCGGCTGTGCGACCGCATCGCCTTCATCCTGGCGGGCAGCATCGTCAGGGTGGATACCGTGGCCAATCTGGTGCAGCCAATCCTGGATCGGCATGTGGTCCAGATCGCGTGCGAAAACGGTTTCGACAAAGGCGCGGGTGGCGGGCATGACGCCATTTCGGCCCGGCTCAGGGCCGCGTTTCCTGATCTCCATTTCGGCTCCTTCGAGTCCGGGGCGATCCGTGTGGAAGGCGACGGCCCGGTACGCGTCGGGCCGCTGGTGCGGTTTCTGGAGGAGCAGGAGCTTGAGGTGTCCGAGGCGCGCAGGATCAGGCCGAGTCTTGAGGATGTCTTTGTCTCCATCACCGGCATCGAGGCCGACGCCATGCGCGGCGAAAAGGAAAAATCGGGAGGCCCGCGATGAAACGCTGGATTGCGTTCTGGAACATATTGGTCAAGGACATGCGCACCTATTACATGAAGCCGCCCAACATCAGCTGGGGGCTGCTCTTTCCCCTGGCCTGGACCGGCATGTTCTTCATCCGCTCAGGCCAGGGGCTGGAGAGCGTGCCTTCGGTGCTGCCCGGCGTGGTGGCCGTGTCCATCCTGTTCGGCACCACCTCCATGCTGGCCGTGACCGTGACCTTCGAGAAGAAGAACCGCTCGTTCGAGCGGCTGCTCCTGGCGCCGCTCCCCTTTGAGCTGCTGATGCTGGCCAAGACGAGCGGGGCGATCCTCTTCGGCATTGCCAACGCCTTTGTGCCGGTGATCATGGCCGCCTTTCTCATGGATCTGTCCCATGTGGCGTGGTCCGTGTTCGTGCCCGCCGTGGTTTTGATCGCCGTGGCCTCGGCCTTTCTCGGCTTGTTCATCGCCGTGGCCGTGAGCGAGGTCTTCGAGGCCCAGACCTTTTCCAACTTCTTCCGCTTTCCCATGATCTTCCTGTGCGGGCTTTTCTTCCCCATCAGCGGGCTGCCCGTGTTCCTCAAGCCGCTCTCCTTCGCGCTTCCGTTGACGTATGGGGCGGATGTGCTTCACGGGGCGGTCCACGGCGATCATCTGCTGCCGTATGCCGTTGATCTGGCCATTCTCGGCGTATTCTGTCTCGGCCTGTTCCTGCTCAGCCTGCGCAACATCAGGAAGCGCTGGATCGCCTGAACCGTACCCGGTCAGAGGCCTCTTTGGGGTGCCACCCGCGCCAGAGCGGCCCAGGCGTCAGCGCCGGGGCATGCCGGGGCCGGCGTCCCTGAAGACCACGGTCATCAGGGTTCCGGCCTGATCATCCGTGCGCATGACGATGTTGGCCCCGTGGGTACGGGCGATGAGTGCGGCAAAGTAGGTGCCAAGGCCGGTGCCGTTCTCCTTGCCGTGGGTGACGTATTTGTCGAAGACCCGGTGGCGGATCTCGGCTGGCACCGGGGTCTGGTTGTAGACCGAAACCCGCTTGCGCGGGCCGTTTTCCAGGCGCATGAGGACCAAGCCGCCCCGGTTGGACGCCTCGATGGCGTTCTGGATCAGGTTTCTGAGCATGGCTCGCAGCAGCGGCTCCTCGCCCCGGACGGCGAACTGCTCCACGCCGACCACCTCGGCCTCGTCCAGCTCGATGTTCAGCGACACGCCCAGGCTGGCGAGCAGGGGGGCGAATTCCTCCTCAAGGGCGCAGGCGGTTTCCACAAGGTCCACGGGCTTCTGGCGCAGGGAGTAGATGCCGTGCTCCATCTTGAACATGTCGAGATGGTTGCGGATCATGTCGAGCATCCGGTAGCCAGCCGCGCGGATGCGCTTGACGCTCTTGACTTGCTGGTCGTTCAGCCCGCCCTCGGTCAAGAGCAGCTCCGGGTAGCCGATGACCAGGCTCAAGCTCGATTTCAGGTCGTGCCGGTTGATGCGCTCCACCTCGTCGCGGACCATCTCGGCCTTGGTCCTGCGCCGTATCTCGGCCTCCAACATCAGGTTCTTGCGCTCCAGCTCCTGGCCGCTGATCTCCAACTGCCGAGTGCGTTCTTCCACCATCTGCTCCAGGTATTGGCGGTGGCCGCGCAGTTCGGCATCGCGCTGTCCGATCTTTTCGAGCATGGCGTTGAACCCGACCACGAGCATGCCGATCTCGTCGTCGCTGCGATACTCCACCCGCCTTGCATAGTCCTCGTTCAGGGTGATGTCGGCCACGGCGCGGCCAAGCTCGGTCAGCGGGTCGGTCAGCCGCCGCCGGAAGCGGATCGCCACCCGGATGCAGACCGCGAAGACACCCGCCATGATGAGCAGGGCGATGAGCAGGGAGCGCCACATGGCCGCCCACTGGTCGGCCAGGGACACGGTCACCACCAGCCAGCTGCCGGGCGAGGCCGAGGCCACGGGCCGGATCACGGTCAGGCTCGACAGGTGCATCTCGACCACCGGCTCGCCATTACGCAGAGCCTGGGCTTGGTCTGGGAGTGGGGGCGGCTCGCCATAGGCGGCGAACAGGACGTTCCCGTCCACATAGACCGCTGCCCCGGAAACCTCGGAGATCAGGGCCAGGGCGGCCAGATCCTCGGTGGCCGCGTCGGGATCGTCAAAGTCCGCTGCCGCAGCCAGGGATGAGGCCATGAGGCTTGTCAGCGAGCGCGCCCGCTGGGCCGCCTCGCGTTCATGGGAGTGGATGGCAAAGAGCAGGTTCAGGGCAAAGGCCAGCACCAGCGCCAGCAGCGACGTGCCGAGAATGGCGGCCACCAGCTTGCGGCCCAGGGGGGTGAAGCGGTCATCGTGCATTGTCGCCCCCGTGGTATATCCTGGCCAGTCCCAGCAGCCGGGAGCTGATGTCCAGGCCCGCCCGCTCGGCGGCCTCCGGGTTGATCTCCAGCTTGAGCTTGCCGTCTGACAGGAAAAGATTGACCACCGCGCCCATGCGCAGGCTGGCCGGGCTTTGGCCGACAGTCAGAACCGGGCGCCTGGAGGCCCATTGCAGGATGGCCGCCGCGGACCGGTCCGGCGCGCCCGCCAGGACCAGAACATGACAGGTGTCCACAGGCCACTGCACGAGCCTGAAGCCGCCGCTGTCCCCGGCATCGTCGAAGTAGGGGCGCAGACTCTCGGCGTCGGTGGCCGCCACGATGACCGGTTCGCCGTCGGCGGGAGCGGCATCCTCAGGCCAGGTGACGTACCTGACCAGCCGCTGGACGAACAGGGCTCGTAATTGGTCGCCCGTGGCCGTGCGCGGCGATGAGCCGGGCAGGGCCGGAATCGGGGTGAGCAGGAGTGCGGCGAGCAGTGCCGCCACGAACAGGCCCTTGCCCGTATCCATTAGAAATCCCATGTAATCCTCAGATCGACACTGGGGCCGACCTTGAGCGGTGAAAACTGCGCATGCGGTTCGGTGAGGTTGCGGCCGATGAGCTCGATGAGCAGGGCGTCCGTGGCCCGCCACGAGGTATGGGCGTCCAGGGTGAAGAAGCCTGGCACGCGGGGATTGGTCGGGCTGTCGATGTAGCCTGCCAGGAGATCGAAGCCGACGCCCTCCCACGGCGTGGTCAGGGCCTGGAGCTTGAGCTCGCCCTGGGTGCCGTTCTCCGGCATGGAGTCGCCCATGGGGGCCTTGTCCATGCCGTAGACGCGCTGGTCGATGAGGCTGATTGAGGGACGCAGCGTCAGCCAGTCCGCCGCGCGCCAGTTGAGCAGGGCCTCCATGCCGTAGGCCGTGCCGCGCAGGGTGTTGGCAAAGGTGGCCGTCATCGACGTGTCGTCGAATTCGAGCTTGGTCAGGTGGTCGTAGTCGTTGACGTACAGGGACAGGTCCAGGCTCAGGTCGCGCGAGGCGGTGTGGCGGTAGCCCGCTTCGTAGGAGATCATTTTTTCGGTACCCAGGTTTCCGGGGGCGACGACCGTGTATTCGACGCCGTGCTGTCTGATCCGGTAGCTGCCGTCGCGCTGCCAGCGCGAGTCGGCGCGCACGGCGCGCGAGATGGCCAGCCAGTATTCGTTGTCGGTGCGGGTGTAGAGCAGCCGGGCCGTGGGCTGCACCTCAAGCTGGCCCTGGCCGAAATAGTCGAACTTGGAGCCGAGGATCAGGAAGAACTGCCTGGGCGACAGGGTGATCTTGTCCTGCACAAAGGCGTTGACCTCGTAATAATCCGGGTCCTTCATGTCGATGGACACGGCCCGCCCGTTGGTGAACTCGTCCCAGTTGTAGCGGGTGCCCGCGCCAAGGGTGAAGCGATGCGCTCCGGCCTGCTCCGCCGCGTACTGGACCTCGGCGTCCGCCGTGTTGAGCACCCCTTCGAGGTCGCCGATGGATGTCTGCTCGCGTGTGTACGAAGTGCGGAAGCTGACGCTTGAGTCGAGGCCCAGGGCCCTGTCCCAGGAGAACTGGCCGTAGCCGGTGTAGGTGTTGGTGGATTTTGGGTCATGGATGTGGGGCGTGCTTGCCGCACTGTCGTCGATGCGCGCCCCGGTCAGCTCGCCCTGGAGGGAGAGGGCGTCGGTGAAGGCGTTGGTCCAGTCCGCCCTGAAGCCGGTGCGGCCCTGCTTCCAGTCGCTCGACCCCCGTTGGCCGGAGTTGCCGGAGAGCCAGCTGCCGGTGCGGTAGGCGCCGTTGGCGTACATCCTGTAGTGGCCTTCGTCGCCCAGGGTGTCGCCGGTGCGCAGCGTTTGCTCGAAGCCGGTGGTGCCGAGCATGGTCACACTCTGGTTGCCCTGAGTCTCGGCAGCCGTTTTGGTGATGACGTTGATGACCCCGGTGAAGGAATCCGCCCCCCACAGGCTTGTCCACGGCCCCCGGACCACCTCGATGCGCTTGACCGTGCTGAGAGGGACGCCGCTGCCGCCCCAGTACACCCCGGCTGCTGCGGACGAGGTGACGGGCCGTCCGTCGATGAGCACAAGGTGCTTGTTGTCGAGCATGCCGTTGAAACCCCGGATGCCCACGGCCCATTTGTCGGTGTCGGTCTGGGCCACATGGACACCCGGCACCAGCTTGAGCGCCTCCTGGATGGTGGTGGCCCCGGAGCGGAATATATCCTCCTCGGAGAGCACGGTGACTGCCCCAGCCACCTGGCTCAGGGGTTCGGCCCGGCGTGACGCCGTGACCACCTCGACCTCCATCAGTTCCTTGAGGTCGAGGTCCTCCAGCCGCTGGTCGTCCGCTGCAGCAGAGGTGACGGACATGGCCACAAGGAGCAGCAGTCCAAGGAGCAGAAGCCCAGCCAGAAGTCCCCTGCCCCGGCCCGGCATCTAGACCGCTCCGGCCTGTGGCACGGCGAGCAGGTAGCCGCGTCCGCGAATGGTCTTGATGCTGGCGTGGCCGCCCAGTTTCCGGCGCAGGTTGCTCATGTGCACATTGAGCACATAGTCGTCGAAATCCGTGTCGCGCCCCAGCGCCTTTTCCATGAGATCCTCGCGCTGCACGATGTTGCCCAGGTTCAGGGCGAGCTGCTCTATCAGGCCGAATTCAGTTGAGGTCAGATGCACCGGCGCGTCGGACAGGGTCACCTGCTGCGCCCCCCGGTTGATGAGAATCTCGCCCACCTTGATGTCCCCCTGTGGTCGGGGGGGCTGCTGGGGGTCGCCATCGCCTCGCTCCGGGCCGACGCGGCGCAGCACGGCGCGCATCCGGGCCAGCAGCTCGCGCAGGGGGAACGGCTTGGACACATAGTCGTCCGCGCCCATCTCAAGCCCCACCACGCGGTCGATCTCCTCGCCGCGCCCGGTCAGCATGATCACGGGTACAGCCGAATCCCCCCGGAGCCTCGACAGGACGTTGAAGCCGCTGGTGTCCGGCAGCATGACATCGAGAATGATCAGGCAGTATTCGTTCGATCTGGCCTGGGCCAGGCCGGATTCCCCGTTGTAGGTGGCGTCCAGGGCAAAGCCTTCACCTTCCAGGTAGCGGCCCAGGAGTTCTGCCAGTTCCGGGTCGTCGTCAATCAATAGAACCTTATTCATAACGGACTCCTTTGAATGAATGGTAAAGATTCATCATCAATAATTGAACTGTTATATTGTTAAGAAATGTAAAGATTGTTGTGAAATGTAAATTTTGTATGAATCTATTAAGCATTGGTTAATTTTTTGATGCAGGAAAAATTTGCCCTGCGTAAACGGTACATGTGATTCGCTCCGTATAAATGGTCATAAAGCCTCACTCGCGGTGGGTGAGGCAAATGCATGGATGCAGAACCATTCAAGGAGGAACACATGTCTTTAGTCGTCAACAACAACATGATGGCAGCCAATGCGGCCCGCAACCTGAACACCTCTTACAGCGCGCTGAGCACGTCTACGGAGCGTCTGTCTTCCGGCCTTCGCATCAACTCGTCCTCAGACGATGCGGCCGGGCTGGCAGTTCGCGAACTGATGCGCTCGGACGTCGCGACCATCAACCAGGGTGTGCGCAACGCCAATGACGGCATCTCCATGATCCAGACCGCTGACGGCGCCTTGAGCGTGGTCGACGAGAAGCTCATTCGGATGAAGGAACTGGCCGAGCAGGCGTCCACCGGTACCTACACAGACAGCCAGCGGCAGATCATCGACGACGAGTATCAGGCCATGGCCTCGGAAATCACCCGTATCGCCAGCGCCACGGACTTCAACGGCATCCACCTGCTCAATGGCAACCTGGGCGGGACGGGCATGACCATCCACTTCGGCACCGGTAACGACGAGGCCGAGGACAAGTATGCCGTGACCATCGACGATTGCAGCGCCGAGGCGCTGGGCGTCGGCATCGGCGTCGGCGAGAATGTGGCTGGCGCCACGGTTTCCACCCAGGCATCTGCCCAGGCAGCACTGGAGGCGCTCGACAACGCCATCACCTCCAAGGACAAGGTCCGCGCCAACCTGGGCGCCATGGAGAACCGGCTGTCAGCCACCATCTCCAACCTGGAAATCCAGGCCGAGAACCTCCAGGCCGCCGAATCCCGCATCTCGGACGTGGATGTGGCCACCGAGATGACCGAGTACACCAAGCAGCAGATCATCACCCAGATGGCTGTTTCCATGCTCTCCCAAGCCAACTCGCTGCCGCAGATGGCCCTGTCCCTCATCGGCTAGCCCTCCAACACATGGCCAGGTCCGGTTTCGCCGGGCCTGGCCTCCCTGATTACAATAGCGCTCCAGGCGTGGAAAAGGTTGCAGGTCGCGCCTGGGAAAATCCTGCCCGCCGCTTGCTCAGCCCGCCGCCCGGCATTGCCCGCCGCCCCCGCAGTTGGTCCCACGCCCGCACAGCATCCTGAAATGCCGACTTTTTTCATGAAGTTTTCTCAAGGACGTCTCTGCGTCCTGAATAAATTCGAAAGATTCATGGTCATTCATTTCTTTCGTCTGAATGCAAGTAGACAAATATTGATTCAAAACCAATGTTGCACGGCATGCTGGTTGCTCAATTCAGGGCATGAAGACGCTTACTTGTTCAACAACACTCCATACACAGGCTAACATTATTGATCTTTCGTATGCAGATTTTTTTGAAAAATATTCTCGTGTAATATTTAAATTCATACATGCATTCTCTTCAGCCAAGCATTTGAAAGTCAATCGTGACGATATTGATGACATATATCAAGAAATTGCGATGAAGATCATCAGGAATGACTACATTTATAAGTACAACAACGAGAAGAGTTCGTTTTTGACATGGCTCAATATTATCTGCCGGACCATGACAATTGACTACTACAGAAGGAAGCTGCGCTGGGAGACTGGCGAGTGGAGTGACGAGCCGGAAGAGTCCACGGACCTGGGCGCGGAGCAGCCCGTGTTCATTCTGCCAGCCGGAGTGCTCACGGACAGGCAGGAGGAAGTGATCGCCCTGTTTTTCAAGGACGACATGGA from Pseudodesulfovibrio aespoeensis Aspo-2 includes the following:
- a CDS encoding TonB-dependent receptor plug domain-containing protein — translated: MPGRGRGLLAGLLLLGLLLLVAMSVTSAAADDQRLEDLDLKELMEVEVVTASRRAEPLSQVAGAVTVLSEEDIFRSGATTIQEALKLVPGVHVAQTDTDKWAVGIRGFNGMLDNKHLVLIDGRPVTSSAAAGVYWGGSGVPLSTVKRIEVVRGPWTSLWGADSFTGVINVITKTAAETQGNQSVTMLGTTGFEQTLRTGDTLGDEGHYRMYANGAYRTGSWLSGNSGQRGSSDWKQGRTGFRADWTNAFTDALSLQGELTGARIDDSAASTPHIHDPKSTNTYTGYGQFSWDRALGLDSSVSFRTSYTREQTSIGDLEGVLNTADAEVQYAAEQAGAHRFTLGAGTRYNWDEFTNGRAVSIDMKDPDYYEVNAFVQDKITLSPRQFFLILGSKFDYFGQGQLEVQPTARLLYTRTDNEYWLAISRAVRADSRWQRDGSYRIRQHGVEYTVVAPGNLGTEKMISYEAGYRHTASRDLSLDLSLYVNDYDHLTKLEFDDTSMTATFANTLRGTAYGMEALLNWRAADWLTLRPSISLIDQRVYGMDKAPMGDSMPENGTQGELKLQALTTPWEGVGFDLLAGYIDSPTNPRVPGFFTLDAHTSWRATDALLIELIGRNLTEPHAQFSPLKVGPSVDLRITWDF
- a CDS encoding response regulator transcription factor, producing MNKVLLIDDDPELAELLGRYLEGEGFALDATYNGESGLAQARSNEYCLIILDVMLPDTSGFNVLSRLRGDSAVPVIMLTGRGEEIDRVVGLEMGADDYVSKPFPLRELLARMRAVLRRVGPERGDGDPQQPPRPQGDIKVGEILINRGAQQVTLSDAPVHLTSTEFGLIEQLALNLGNIVQREDLMEKALGRDTDFDDYVLNVHMSNLRRKLGGHASIKTIRGRGYLLAVPQAGAV
- a CDS encoding flagellin N-terminal helical domain-containing protein; protein product: MSLVVNNNMMAANAARNLNTSYSALSTSTERLSSGLRINSSSDDAAGLAVRELMRSDVATINQGVRNANDGISMIQTADGALSVVDEKLIRMKELAEQASTGTYTDSQRQIIDDEYQAMASEITRIASATDFNGIHLLNGNLGGTGMTIHFGTGNDEAEDKYAVTIDDCSAEALGVGIGVGENVAGATVSTQASAQAALEALDNAITSKDKVRANLGAMENRLSATISNLEIQAENLQAAESRISDVDVATEMTEYTKQQIITQMAVSMLSQANSLPQMALSLIG
- a CDS encoding RNA polymerase sigma factor — encoded protein: MKTLTCSTTLHTQANIIDLSYADFFEKYSRVIFKFIHAFSSAKHLKVNRDDIDDIYQEIAMKIIRNDYIYKYNNEKSSFLTWLNIICRTMTIDYYRRKLRWETGEWSDEPEESTDLGAEQPVFILPAGVLTDRQEEVIALFFKDDMEAGEIAAKLGISPMTARSIKFQALERLRRHFKTAARASTDQGVDQGAKETRRKVS